In SAR324 cluster bacterium, the following are encoded in one genomic region:
- a CDS encoding response regulator, protein MSKKALVMDDSPIIRKMLTHGLTRSFGFEVIEAENGQDGLTKTSQHEFDLIFSDINMPVMTGVEFLEKFRSTNTTTPVFMLTSEKEDVYKQKCLDLGATDFFKKPFKPNTIEAALKQLLEG, encoded by the coding sequence ATGTCCAAGAAAGCTTTGGTAATGGATGATTCACCGATTATCCGGAAAATGTTGACACATGGCCTGACCCGTTCGTTTGGCTTTGAGGTCATTGAAGCCGAAAATGGTCAGGATGGATTGACAAAGACCTCCCAACACGAGTTTGATTTGATTTTTTCCGATATCAATATGCCGGTCATGACGGGGGTAGAATTTCTTGAAAAGTTCCGTAGCACCAACACCACAACCCCGGTGTTCATGCTTACCTCGGAAAAAGAAGATGTTTACAAACAAAAATGTCTGGATTTAGGAGCAACCGATTTTTTCAAAAAGCCGTTCAAACCAAATACCATCGAAGCCGCGTTGAAACAACTTCTGGAGGGGTGA
- a CDS encoding HEAT repeat domain-containing protein, giving the protein MGIVIELRDYKDNSDSGDLPLGKDSFQEVTTARQLVAFVKKTEGSCALTINLPKVELAKAIPQLVELLHKSNPAIQKHVLEILGNMGMPEVVPHIIPYCFQPDPYLKAQAVKSLELLGQPSAILPLKDLLNDKNQRIQKIVRNALSKLISNEFLLTMVSNEEEKSGISTEETFFELISIFNEEEFHNLSPGTMKSIIEFFRKNHEKARRTEEKLLQKQWEADAVTQKLFELQQQLKQKYSESRLELDLFRKSILSHTEERHLLPGVIDTQSHELEQLHTRFDDLTRENADAKLEISKLLATLEEQRSQHRASLATRETEAEADEIGLEQALTASLEENETENEDDELELEESLGALDSASDNELTAEHFDPGIVIFNEEILDDLLLNDQALESSAPAKRMLSEKIVMVEQNHDASDYLKSLLRYAGFSNIVVFHDGRLAYETIRQSHDTISLILTARSIPQMNGLELLTKVRSFEQEDGLKPCPVLMITEDLNTYKVNELHKAGAAEVFPRLFIPENFVDRVIHHSGAEKALSASNLTLEAAKEELLNLAKTCQVQFCKTTKKRITLSVKFPQDLRAAPTRIPGFQEIFKTLIEFSIVSAVNRSTVTLHFKSTDSSRDSVFQLNASFIPDKGNTFLSLENQFNDLEDVASGELKEVQNTDTLGQKFIQITLAFSQQGMIQSTKDGRHSSEDFDDEEVFDLLDDLEEDGSDIQKIVSSLHKLCEEEPFRLFSVLDYLHDGHFEQAHREILEMLQKLDRVDIIPYLIRRFPQLHKEYKLWTLSFIAEKDLKAGLYFIISVLRDEDEEVRHRVLSVLLKHFDASFLHLLMHSFVRTFHLPRTIKQTDILRRLPPKERSAFFQVLLYNESFELSVPFLFGYLDAAAPYEQESIYTALAAQESLAYLAEEQTEILKNHFEQQHVLRRLPRITLSLLLSTKADLLKWLMKQIKPAHWVEVFKARFVKDIKSGWEAMGMFVQEGMQEILDHIVQADELLEAETLAEDQEKEIYRMLHMSKGIALSLDLEILVALYHYVEDLWSHTLNRDDMDLAELDTFKKHYKCLLDVTKAASRILRLAEHDDSFLREKIALNSVFPRMQHLFNKLTTMLRKKATLTLLEEKEFYLNPNLLNSLNEMLIQLLKNSVDHGVELSEARLRAGKSEVGEIQLRIGENNGNLQIIVSDDGQGLQIERIAKKCIEKNLLTEAQATALLTDPARHHELYEFIFASQFSTAQTTSEVSGRGVGMDIIKSELNDMGGTIAIESKAGIGSSFILQIPLQENQIVTEA; this is encoded by the coding sequence ATGGGTATAGTCATTGAACTGAGAGACTACAAAGACAATAGTGACAGTGGCGACTTGCCGTTAGGCAAAGACAGCTTTCAGGAAGTGACAACGGCCAGACAGTTGGTCGCGTTTGTCAAAAAGACTGAAGGCAGTTGCGCTCTGACGATCAATTTGCCCAAAGTTGAATTGGCTAAAGCCATTCCCCAATTGGTTGAGTTACTGCACAAAAGCAATCCGGCAATCCAGAAGCATGTGCTGGAAATCCTTGGCAATATGGGAATGCCGGAAGTCGTTCCCCACATCATTCCTTATTGTTTTCAACCAGACCCCTATCTCAAAGCCCAGGCAGTCAAGTCGCTCGAACTGTTGGGGCAACCGTCGGCGATCCTGCCCTTGAAAGATTTGCTCAATGATAAAAATCAACGCATTCAGAAAATTGTCAGGAATGCCTTGAGTAAACTCATCAGCAATGAATTTTTGTTGACGATGGTCAGCAACGAAGAAGAAAAATCAGGAATTTCTACAGAAGAAACATTCTTTGAGCTGATTTCTATCTTCAATGAAGAAGAATTCCATAATTTGTCTCCCGGCACAATGAAGTCAATTATTGAATTCTTCCGTAAAAATCATGAGAAAGCCCGACGAACCGAAGAAAAACTCCTGCAAAAGCAATGGGAAGCCGATGCGGTAACGCAAAAATTATTTGAACTGCAACAGCAGTTGAAACAGAAATACTCTGAATCCAGACTGGAACTCGATCTTTTCAGGAAAAGTATTTTGTCCCACACCGAAGAGCGGCATCTCTTACCGGGGGTGATCGACACTCAAAGTCATGAGTTGGAGCAGTTACATACACGTTTTGATGATCTTACCCGTGAAAACGCTGACGCCAAACTTGAGATTTCAAAGTTGCTGGCCACGCTTGAAGAGCAAAGGTCACAACACAGGGCATCCCTGGCAACCCGGGAAACAGAAGCCGAGGCGGATGAAATCGGGTTGGAGCAAGCCTTAACCGCATCTCTCGAAGAAAATGAAACAGAAAATGAGGATGACGAACTAGAGCTGGAAGAGTCTTTAGGCGCTCTTGATTCAGCCTCCGACAACGAATTGACAGCGGAACATTTTGATCCGGGCATTGTAATCTTTAATGAAGAAATCCTGGACGATCTGCTACTCAATGATCAAGCCCTTGAGTCCAGTGCACCGGCCAAACGGATGTTGTCTGAAAAAATTGTGATGGTCGAGCAAAATCATGATGCGTCAGACTACCTCAAAAGTTTGTTGAGATATGCCGGCTTTTCCAACATTGTGGTGTTTCATGATGGCCGACTTGCTTATGAAACAATCCGTCAATCCCATGATACCATCAGCCTGATTCTGACGGCACGGTCTATTCCGCAAATGAACGGTCTGGAACTGTTAACCAAAGTGCGATCGTTTGAACAGGAAGACGGCTTGAAACCCTGTCCGGTGTTGATGATCACTGAAGATCTCAACACCTACAAAGTCAATGAACTCCACAAAGCCGGAGCAGCCGAAGTATTTCCAAGGTTATTTATTCCTGAAAACTTCGTTGACAGGGTTATTCACCATTCTGGCGCCGAAAAGGCCTTGAGTGCTTCGAATCTGACCCTGGAGGCGGCCAAAGAAGAACTGCTCAATCTTGCTAAAACCTGTCAAGTCCAGTTTTGTAAAACCACTAAAAAACGCATCACCCTGTCTGTCAAATTCCCTCAGGATCTTCGTGCCGCGCCAACACGCATTCCCGGATTTCAGGAGATTTTTAAAACACTCATCGAATTCAGCATCGTTTCCGCGGTAAACCGCTCAACAGTCACTCTGCATTTCAAATCAACGGACTCATCCCGCGATTCAGTATTCCAGTTGAACGCCAGTTTTATTCCAGACAAAGGGAACACTTTTCTTTCTCTGGAAAATCAATTCAATGATTTAGAGGACGTTGCCTCTGGAGAATTGAAAGAAGTTCAGAACACGGATACCCTGGGACAAAAATTCATCCAGATCACACTGGCGTTCTCACAGCAGGGAATGATTCAATCCACTAAAGATGGACGTCACTCCAGTGAAGACTTCGATGATGAAGAAGTCTTTGATTTACTGGACGATCTGGAAGAAGACGGAAGCGATATCCAGAAAATTGTCTCCTCCCTGCATAAACTTTGTGAGGAAGAACCGTTCCGGTTGTTTTCAGTATTGGACTATCTCCATGATGGCCATTTCGAACAGGCTCACCGGGAAATTTTAGAAATGTTGCAGAAGTTGGACAGGGTCGATATCATCCCCTATTTAATCCGGCGTTTTCCTCAACTGCACAAGGAATACAAGCTGTGGACACTGTCCTTCATTGCTGAAAAAGATCTCAAAGCAGGACTGTACTTTATCATCAGTGTTCTCCGGGACGAGGATGAAGAAGTTCGGCATCGGGTTCTGTCGGTTCTGCTCAAGCATTTTGACGCGTCTTTTCTGCACCTGTTGATGCATTCTTTTGTCCGTACCTTCCACCTGCCACGGACGATCAAACAGACCGATATCCTCAGACGCCTTCCGCCAAAGGAACGCTCGGCGTTTTTTCAGGTTCTGTTGTACAATGAATCCTTTGAACTATCGGTTCCGTTCCTGTTCGGCTATCTGGACGCGGCGGCGCCCTATGAACAAGAATCGATTTACACTGCGTTGGCGGCCCAGGAATCGCTGGCGTATCTGGCTGAAGAACAGACAGAAATTCTCAAAAACCATTTTGAACAACAGCACGTTCTGCGACGTTTGCCTCGAATCACCTTGAGTTTGTTGCTGTCCACCAAGGCCGATCTGCTGAAATGGTTGATGAAACAGATCAAGCCCGCTCATTGGGTCGAAGTCTTCAAAGCAAGATTTGTGAAAGACATCAAATCAGGCTGGGAAGCCATGGGCATGTTTGTTCAGGAGGGAATGCAGGAAATACTCGATCATATCGTCCAGGCCGATGAATTGCTGGAAGCTGAGACTCTGGCAGAAGATCAGGAAAAAGAGATTTATCGAATGCTTCACATGAGTAAAGGCATTGCCTTGAGTCTGGACCTGGAAATATTGGTCGCACTCTATCATTATGTGGAAGATCTGTGGTCCCATACCTTGAACAGGGACGACATGGATTTGGCAGAGTTGGACACTTTTAAAAAGCACTATAAATGCTTGCTCGATGTGACAAAAGCCGCTTCACGGATCTTGCGTCTGGCTGAACATGACGACTCCTTCCTGCGTGAAAAAATCGCGCTCAACAGTGTTTTCCCGAGAATGCAGCACCTCTTCAATAAATTGACAACGATGCTGAGAAAAAAAGCAACGTTGACCCTGCTCGAAGAAAAAGAGTTTTACCTGAACCCGAATTTGCTGAATTCCTTGAATGAGATGCTTATTCAATTATTAAAAAACAGTGTGGACCATGGTGTGGAACTGAGTGAAGCCCGTCTTCGGGCCGGGAAATCTGAGGTTGGTGAAATTCAGTTGAGAATTGGTGAAAACAACGGGAACCTTCAGATCATTGTTTCTGATGATGGCCAGGGACTTCAAATTGAGAGAATCGCAAAAAAATGTATTGAGAAAAATTTGTTGACTGAAGCTCAGGCAACGGCTCTTCTGACAGACCCTGCCAGACACCATGAACTGTATGAGTTTATTTTTGCGTCTCAATTCAGCACAGCTCAAACCACCTCTGAGGTTTCCGGACGAGGCGTTGGTATGGATATCATCAAATCAGAATTGAATGACATGGGTGGAACGATCGCTATCGAATCAAAAGCCGGAATCGGCAGTTCCTTCATTCTTCAAATCCCCTTGCAGGAAAATCAAATCGTAACTGAAGCCTGA
- a CDS encoding DUF1778 domain-containing protein produces the protein MLPTTEKKNDRITARVPTDIRERLIEAAAFSGATLNQFLIQAAIEKANTILEKERIIHLSYHDAEVFFKALENPPKPNQRLRKAITKYKDSGLYEPVQD, from the coding sequence ATGCTACCCACTACTGAAAAAAAAAATGACCGTATTACAGCACGAGTGCCTACAGATATACGCGAACGTCTGATAGAAGCCGCAGCGTTTTCTGGAGCGACCCTGAACCAGTTTTTAATCCAGGCCGCAATTGAAAAGGCCAACACAATCCTTGAAAAAGAACGGATCATCCATCTCTCTTATCATGATGCGGAAGTATTTTTTAAGGCACTGGAAAATCCCCCCAAGCCCAATCAACGTTTACGGAAAGCCATAACAAAATATAAAGATTCAGGCCTCTATGAACCCGTTCAAGATTGA
- a CDS encoding GNAT family N-acetyltransferase: MNPFKIELLTTKHHKQKFDCGVKELNHYLQSMASQHATKGISRTFVLVHPQEPENILGFITLSICEINAQILPTQFAKKFPSKVPGAKIGRLAISRKHQRQGLGELLMLHAMNQTLLVHHVFGLTGVLVDAKHEQAQQYYIRYGFIPLPQIPLTLFLPIKTLLEAFK, encoded by the coding sequence ATGAACCCGTTCAAGATTGAGCTACTGACAACAAAACATCACAAACAGAAATTTGATTGTGGTGTGAAAGAACTTAATCATTACCTTCAATCAATGGCATCTCAACATGCCACTAAAGGAATTTCCAGAACTTTTGTTCTCGTACATCCTCAGGAACCAGAGAATATCCTGGGGTTTATCACTCTGTCCATCTGTGAGATTAACGCTCAAATACTTCCAACGCAGTTCGCCAAGAAGTTTCCCTCTAAAGTTCCTGGCGCAAAGATTGGTCGATTAGCCATCTCCCGAAAACATCAACGACAAGGATTAGGAGAACTCTTGATGCTTCATGCAATGAATCAAACGCTTCTGGTTCATCATGTCTTTGGCCTTACCGGAGTATTAGTTGATGCTAAACATGAACAGGCACAACAGTATTACATCCGCTATGGATTTATCCCATTACCCCAAATACCACTGACGTTATTTCTTCCGATAAAAACTCTCTTGGAAGCATTTAAATGA
- a CDS encoding HEAT repeat domain-containing protein, which translates to MTNKVIDLYHYRDPSSTMETVLTLLSKWSQKSREQANLDHLRLRSLLPALFLEFNHYEMELRIKVIDLLAQAQISEAVPFLVAYLSDSDPEMKASVIQALGVLKNHFAVLPLKNAYDHESPELRQEILKALSLLVDDVFFSHFLGSDPNLNRITIAMELLDMLSSENQQLLSPRGFRMFLDQLLPHFLKIRRADFDVKTLKQTINTLENELHTHHDQHERALETMKFQMKIQHLQLQGFLEVPSARDVLESDAPVEEKPYPVQPQKFLSLKEVIIQANKSVLEEDTRNNVRKKVTFTKTLQLEPSMAENLLLLLKHLMSLANSIARPDRKVQIRINDIHADQPSTSTIITMKGTAVDPTSLERLISTHPVYQELKRTVSFLGWTVDRTMDRGDFCITIQVKSPSSTLP; encoded by the coding sequence ATGACTAATAAAGTTATCGATCTGTACCACTACAGAGATCCATCCTCCACCATGGAGACTGTCCTGACGCTTTTGTCGAAATGGTCACAAAAATCCCGGGAGCAGGCAAACCTTGATCATTTGAGATTAAGGAGCCTCCTGCCAGCCCTGTTTCTGGAATTCAACCATTATGAAATGGAGCTCAGAATCAAAGTGATCGATCTGCTGGCACAGGCTCAGATTTCAGAAGCTGTGCCCTTTCTGGTTGCCTATCTGAGTGATTCTGACCCGGAAATGAAAGCAAGTGTAATTCAGGCCCTGGGCGTGCTGAAGAATCACTTTGCGGTTCTGCCTTTGAAAAACGCCTATGATCATGAATCCCCGGAACTCAGGCAGGAGATTCTCAAAGCACTGAGCCTGCTGGTGGACGATGTGTTCTTTTCTCATTTTTTGGGGAGTGATCCAAATCTGAACAGAATTACGATTGCCATGGAACTTCTGGACATGCTCTCGTCCGAAAATCAGCAATTACTATCTCCCCGGGGATTCAGAATGTTCCTGGATCAACTGCTTCCACATTTTTTAAAAATCCGACGTGCGGATTTTGATGTAAAAACATTAAAACAGACCATAAACACACTCGAAAATGAATTACATACGCATCATGATCAACATGAGCGTGCCCTTGAAACAATGAAATTCCAAATGAAAATCCAGCATTTGCAGTTACAGGGTTTTCTGGAAGTTCCTTCTGCCCGGGATGTTTTGGAAAGTGACGCGCCTGTTGAGGAAAAACCGTACCCTGTGCAACCTCAAAAGTTTTTGAGTTTGAAGGAGGTGATTATTCAGGCAAACAAAAGTGTCCTTGAAGAAGACACCCGTAACAATGTGAGGAAAAAGGTAACCTTTACCAAAACGCTACAGCTCGAACCTTCGATGGCTGAGAACTTACTGTTGCTTCTGAAACACCTCATGAGCCTGGCAAATTCAATTGCGAGACCAGACCGGAAGGTTCAGATCCGGATCAATGACATACACGCGGATCAACCTAGCACTTCCACTATTATCACGATGAAAGGAACCGCCGTTGATCCAACCTCACTTGAACGTTTGATCTCAACCCATCCCGTGTATCAGGAACTGAAAAGAACGGTTTCTTTTCTTGGCTGGACAGTAGACAGAACCATGGATCGTGGTGATTTCTGTATCACGATTCAGGTAAAATCTCCCTCTTCAACTTTACCTTGA
- a CDS encoding response regulator — translation MIEHKIIIVDDEMIIRHMIEKKLSDQGIEVLQATDGLSGLQLILEHPEVKLIVTDYKMPRMDGFTMLKKAREIRSDFRFILMSGHAQGGDIIDALRLSASDFFIKPFNLGTFSTSIKRNLIEIEQEATQKHLQEQLLQSAKLASIGELATGIAHEINQPLSYISGHVQTLLEDIELEDVTLKEVYALMKEFEKRIGRINSIISHLRFFGREHGSTFSETNLVDVFESCLLLLNEKIRLRSIELKFEHSENLPLIKGNSHQLEQVLINLFQNAIDALEHRNDGRITVQINHHPEKEVIEIRFTDNGSGISPKDLGHIFDPFFTKKPVGKGTGLGLSISFGIIQAHRGTIVCESELNKGTCFIITLPTPTDREQTD, via the coding sequence ATGATTGAGCACAAAATTATCATTGTTGATGATGAAATGATCATCCGGCATATGATAGAAAAAAAATTATCAGATCAGGGTATTGAGGTGCTTCAGGCAACCGATGGACTCAGTGGACTCCAATTGATTCTTGAACATCCTGAGGTCAAACTTATTGTGACTGATTATAAAATGCCCCGGATGGATGGTTTTACCATGCTGAAAAAAGCCAGAGAGATCCGCTCGGACTTTCGTTTTATTCTGATGTCCGGTCATGCTCAAGGAGGCGATATTATTGATGCCTTGAGGTTGTCTGCCAGTGATTTTTTTATTAAACCGTTCAATTTGGGGACTTTTTCGACATCCATCAAACGCAATTTGATTGAAATCGAGCAGGAAGCCACACAAAAGCACCTACAGGAACAATTGCTCCAGTCTGCCAAATTGGCTTCCATCGGGGAGTTAGCCACTGGAATTGCTCATGAAATAAATCAACCACTGTCCTATATCAGCGGCCATGTTCAAACACTTCTGGAAGATATTGAACTGGAAGATGTCACCTTGAAGGAGGTTTATGCTTTAATGAAAGAGTTCGAAAAACGCATCGGGCGAATCAACTCCATAATATCCCATCTCCGCTTCTTTGGTCGTGAGCACGGATCAACATTCAGTGAGACAAATCTGGTCGATGTTTTCGAAAGCTGTCTGCTACTCCTCAACGAAAAAATTCGCCTCAGAAGCATTGAACTGAAATTTGAACACAGTGAAAATCTGCCTTTGATCAAAGGAAATTCTCATCAGTTGGAGCAGGTGTTGATCAACTTGTTCCAAAATGCCATTGACGCTCTGGAACATCGAAACGATGGGCGCATCACCGTTCAAATCAACCATCATCCTGAAAAGGAGGTCATTGAGATACGCTTTACAGACAATGGAAGCGGCATTTCACCCAAGGATTTAGGTCACATTTTTGATCCGTTCTTCACGAAAAAACCGGTAGGAAAGGGGACGGGTCTCGGGCTATCCATCTCGTTTGGCATCATCCAGGCCCATCGGGGAACCATTGTCTGTGAGTCGGAACTCAATAAGGGAACCTGTTTCATCATCACCTTACCGACACCAACGGATCGAGAACAGACAGACTAA
- a CDS encoding cation transporter has product MKTQTASDPYSFDRISPAPVSADQCTDCRSYLISLSFFANVIFVVIEGFVGIMAGSHALVAGALHSLSDTTTFGLNYFEDRRHLANVQKVNPGINVFMGVTMFIAGAWICARSVSALVINDPYRPGLMGLSVAAISVGLNWYLWNLSKCVYENHKDQRVNICKIQNTLNFFSAVLTLTGVLLADLGFVFFDPLFAVFIALTMIFASSSILRETFGADDNFTPKSRMVIYLVIAFHAAIIIFFVTATTIKVLDSRNVILIPSEGTTLDSKIDSRLGRSNYFIIYDIRTDSAVTVINTDRNVEGDVSHNLIGVIDEYNVGVVIAPHVGKEVFDKLVSKKTAMYYDGHNVTVNQALQDQQSGLLEQATINNVDRGYGRNVVKWLSVW; this is encoded by the coding sequence ATGAAAACACAGACCGCCTCAGATCCCTATTCCTTTGACCGTATTTCTCCTGCTCCTGTTTCCGCTGACCAATGCACAGATTGCCGTAGCTATTTAATCTCTCTTTCTTTTTTCGCGAACGTAATTTTTGTGGTGATAGAAGGGTTTGTTGGAATCATGGCCGGTAGTCATGCCCTGGTCGCGGGCGCACTGCATTCACTGTCAGACACCACCACTTTTGGCCTGAATTATTTTGAGGATCGGCGGCATTTAGCCAACGTACAAAAGGTGAATCCGGGCATCAATGTTTTCATGGGTGTCACCATGTTCATCGCGGGGGCCTGGATATGTGCCCGCAGTGTGTCGGCTCTTGTGATCAATGACCCCTATCGTCCCGGACTCATGGGGCTTTCGGTCGCGGCGATTTCAGTCGGCCTCAACTGGTATCTGTGGAATTTATCAAAATGTGTCTATGAAAATCACAAAGACCAGCGCGTCAACATCTGCAAGATTCAAAACACCCTCAATTTTTTTTCAGCGGTATTGACACTGACTGGCGTTTTGCTGGCTGATCTTGGTTTTGTATTTTTTGACCCCCTGTTTGCCGTTTTTATTGCTCTCACCATGATTTTCGCTTCCTCGTCCATCCTGCGAGAGACCTTTGGGGCCGATGATAATTTTACGCCGAAATCCAGGATGGTGATTTATCTGGTCATAGCCTTCCATGCCGCAATCATTATATTCTTTGTGACGGCTACAACCATCAAAGTCCTTGATAGCCGCAATGTGATTCTTATTCCTTCAGAAGGCACAACGCTCGATAGCAAAATAGATTCCAGGCTGGGAAGATCCAACTATTTTATCATTTACGATATTCGCACTGACAGTGCTGTCACTGTGATCAATACAGACCGGAATGTCGAAGGGGACGTGAGCCACAACTTAATTGGTGTGATCGATGAGTACAACGTCGGTGTTGTGATCGCGCCGCATGTTGGCAAAGAAGTGTTTGATAAACTGGTATCAAAAAAGACAGCGATGTATTATGACGGTCACAATGTCACTGTCAACCAGGCCTTGCAGGATCAACAATCCGGACTTCTGGAGCAGGCTACAATCAACAACGTGGATCGTGGCTATGGCCGTAATGTTGTCAAATGGCTCAGTGTCTGGTAA